GGCTCGGAGTGACGTGATgctgcggcgagcggcgagggttttttgcatattcgtaccagcgataaaactgGAGCGTCTAGCGCAGCGTGATTTCATTGTCGTGCGAATGAGTCCGCATTcacgcttctggtggaaacacagtgttagacattttttttactgcaaatcATTCACAactgttagcactgaagtttAGCGGCGAGAGCGCAAATGGTCCAGCGTAGTCTGTTTCCGTTTCTGATGTCTGACTTAAAGTGACATTTGAGCATAGCGCCCCCAcacttcaatggtgaggacaagtactgcatgcaggctgGCAGCTTCAAAGTGGAACAGTGACGCTCAGACCAGACAAACCCTGGCCTCATATGCACATGAGCCATGATTATGATAATACAAaacagtaataataaaataaaggaaatacacgagggaaacagcattttgccaatatttagcccccccccccaaaaaaaaataaaataaaataaaataaaaaaatcacaaatcatgttttcaggggagTTTATGTCTCATTAAGGAGGGCTGAGACCTGAGGGGAAACCTCCAAATGGACTGTGTCAGTGTGGCAGACCTGAAGCTAATGATCTGTTGTCTTCGTTCTGTGGAGAGAAAGGTTCTGTTTGGAGAGCTGCCGGACTCTGGACTAACAACATTTTCGCTCGAGGTTAGTCGGGTTGGGTCAGTGACGACGGTCCTTCTTTCCACCGCCTGCACAATAATAAAGTGAAGTGTGGATAGtgaacagcagggggcagtatGACGCTTATCTTGCGTGCAGCCTGCTGGAAAAtatttgaagaagaagaaggagaagtcACTTCCGGTGTCCCCAGCAGCCGTGCTCCGTGACGCCGTTCCGCCCGTTGTTGTTCAGCATCCTCCGCTCGCTAGCTCCCGTTAGCCGTCCGCGGCTCCCGCGCTGCTCCACCATGAGTCGAAAGAGGAACCACGGCTTCTCCGAGCCATCCTGCCCCCCAACCTCCACGGAGCCTTCCTGGAGCCCCCGGGCCGGGCAGCCGAGCGGAGGGGGATTTCCTGGAGATGGAGCCCgacgaggagctgctgtgcTCGGTCACCGACATCACGGAGCACCTGGGCAGGAACATCACCGTGGTGCTGGAGACCGCGCTGTCCGAGATCCGCAAgatggtcagcagcaggatccGGGTCCTgaagatggagctgctggacaaGAGCGAGGAGATCGAGGTGCTGAAGGCGCGGCTGGACTCGGTGCACAGGGACGGGAGGGACTGCTTCCCCGACCCGTCCGCGGAGGCTGccttcaggaagcaggactTCGGCTCCGGAACCAGGCACAGCAACGGAGAACCGCGCAGGACCAAGCCGGCGCTGCCCGCCGTCAAGAAGGAGAACATCGACGCGATCTGCGACTACCTGATGAAGGACAAGAACTCCAGAGGGGGCCCCGACCGGACCCGGACCCCGCCGACAGGGAGGCGGACCCGCCTGCCCTCAACCTGTGGGCGGACGGCGGCGTgggggccccggggcccgggcccgggCCCGGAGACTCCGAGGCCGCCGCGGAAGACATCTTCGCCATGCTCCGTCCGGCAGCAAGCGGATGTACGACTACGAGTGGATCGCCCCGATGGAGTACTCTGCAGACCTGAAaggtggaccagcagggggtgagtgaggagagagagagaggggagtgtcgctgagagagagagagggagagggagggagcgagtgtgtcagtgagagagagagagacactgtcAGATGTTTGAAGTCCACTACATTCAGGGGGGTTATGGGTTTGGATGAgaactggagagcagcaggatcCTCCTTGTTCAGGAgactccagacctggtcctggagggtcaggtcctggagggctcaggtcctggagggtcctggtcctggaggggtcaGGTCCtggggtcctggtcctggacgggtcaggtcctggaggggtcAGGTCTGGAGGGGTCAGGTCCTGGAGGGATCGGTCCTGGAGGGGTCAGGTTGGAgggtcccggtcctggaggggtcAGGTCCTGGAGGGATCCGGTCCTGGAGGGGTCAGGTCTGGAgggtcccggtcctggaggggtcaggtcctggagggctcgggtcctggagggtccggtcctggaggggtcaggtcctggagggcccCGGTCCTACAGGGATCCGGTCCTACAGGGGTCGGGTCCTGGAGGGATCCGGTCCTGGGGGTCAGGTCCTGGAGGGATCCGGTCCTGGAGGGATCCGGTCCTGGAGGGGTCGGGTCTGGAGGGGTCAGGTCCGGGGTCAGGTCCTGGAGGGATCCGGTCCTGGAGGGgtcaggtcctggagggtcaggtcctggaggggtcCGTCCTGGAGGGGtcaggtcctggaggggtcaggtcctggaggggtcAGGTCCTGGAGGGATCCGGCTGGAGGGgtcaggtcctggagggcccGGTCCTACAGGGATCGGTCCTACAGGGGTCGGGTCCTGGAGGGGTCAGGTCCTGGAGGGCtcaggtcctggaggggtcAGGTCCTGAGGGGtcaggtcctggaggggtcaggtcctggagggatccggtcctggagggtcaggtcctggaggggtcaggtcctggaggggtcaggtcctggagggatccggtcctggaggggtcaggtcctggagggatccggtcctggaggggtcaggtcctggaggggtcAGGTCCTGGAGGGATCCGGTCCTGGAGGGATCCGGTCCTGGAGGGGtcaggtcctggaggggtcAGCCAGCGGTTGCCCCCCCGGTGGCCCTGCATGCTGACAGTCCTCTCAGAGCAGGACTGTGACGCTGTAACATCAGCGGCTGGCAGGAAGCTGCTCTCAGTGACAGCTGGGTTTGTTTGTAGTCGATCACATCACTGTGATGAAGCTCATATGTAATAACTGCCAGTAACTAACACAAATAACATGGATTCCTCAACCATAACTGAGCTGCATTGTCTTTCAGTGAAtgtatttaaacaaaaactacaaacatTACTGTCATTTTTGAGACATGCAGTCCATGTATGTATAAGTACCTTAATGGTGCCAGGTGTCACACTTTAACGGGATTTAATGATGTTTCAGGTActggtgaaatgttttgttATTGGCTCAAACATTTACTTATGGACAACGCTGCAGTGATGATTTCAAAAGGTATTATATCGCTGGCTGGGATTGCATTATTGATGATGACTACAGTCACATTTCAAACACGAGCAGAAGTTCTTCAAACCGCGGCGGAGTTCAGCTTCCCAGGACAGCAGGAGCTTCACAGCCGTCCGCCGGACTGAGCCTGTGGCCTCCAGCTGCAGTGGGATTCTCACCACtgaccgctgctgctgctgctgggactcCCCAGGTCCAGACAGGGACGTCCAGGAGCCCTGCTCAGAGgacctcagcagcagcgcagacCACCGCCACCTCGCTTTAGTCACACTGAGCTCTTCCTGTGTCTGGTCAGTGGTTCTAACTGCTGGTCAGTGGTTCTAACTGCTGGTCGGTGGTTCTAACTGCTGGTCAGTGGTTCTAACTCCTGGTCGGTGGTTCTAACTGCTGGTCAGTGGTTCTAACTCCTGGTCAGTGGTTCTAACTGCTGGTCAGTGGTTCTAACTGCTGGTCGGTGGTTCTAACTGCTGGTCAGTGGTTCTAACTGCTGGTCGGTGGTTCTAACTGCTGGTCGGTGGTTCTAACTGCTGGTCGGTGGTTCTAACTGCTGGTCGGTGGTTCTAACTGCTGGTCGGTGGTTCTAACTCCTGGTCGGTGGTCCTAATCCTGGTCAGTGGTCCTAATCCTGGTCAGTGGTTCTAACTCCTGGTCGGTGGTCCTAATCCTGGGGTGGTTCTAACTCCTGGTCGGTGGTCCTAATCCTGGTCGGTGGTTCTAACTCCTGGTCGGTGGTCCTAATCCTGGTCGGTGGTTCTAACTCCTGGTCGGTGGTCCTAATCCTGGTCGGTGGTTCTAACTCCTGGTCGGTGGTTCAACTCCGGTCGGTGGTCCTAATCCTGGTCGGTGGTTCTAACTGCTGGTCGGTGGTTCTAACTCCTGGTCGGTGGTCCTAATCCTGGTCAGTGGTTCTAACTCCTGGTCGGTGGTTCTAACTCCTGGTCAGTGGTTCTAACTCTGGTCGGTGGTTCTAACTCCTGGTCGGTGGTTCTAATCCTGGTCGGTGGTCTAATCCTGGTCGGTGGTTCTAACTGCTGTCTGGTTGTGTTTTCTGGTTTGTGTTTAAGCAGTGATGAAGGACACAGAGAGTGACAGCGTCCACACTGCTGACCAGGAGATGAGGACGATGAAGacaaggcggcggcggcggcggctgcggcggcgggggggagggagggcggagccctGGAGCAGGCCCAGGCTCCTCCCTCCCAGACTTCTCCATGGAGCCCCAGGACTCCCCCGGAGAAGGGGGCAGCTCCCTGGAGGGAAACTCGGACGGGGCCGAGGCAGGTGGGGAGTCGCTCCGCACACTTCATACAGCAGGAggtctctgacctctgacctcgaaGCCTCTCTCACTCCATGAACAGCATGTGAGCCCAGCACTGAGGCGGGTTCGTCACGTCTCACTGATGGACCTGAAGCAGCAGTCTGTTTCAGACATTAGAAGCAGCCGCCGTGACACATTGGGTACATTTCTGAGCATTCTGATCCAGGATGGCGCCTGCAGCTGTCGGCCTGAACACCGAGCTCGGCCAGACTCGGCGGAGACTCCAGTCTCAGTCGGTTTTTTAGGACCACAAACAAATCAGAACTTTGTCTTTTCGGGTGTTTTCAGCGGCGGCGCCGCCTGGTCCTCACTGAGCGGAGCGGCGCTGCGAGGTTCCTGGCCGGTCCCTGTTCTGACCTTGTGGCTGTTGTGGTTTCAGGGCCGTTCTGTGCTGAGACCTACATCTGCTCGCTGTGCGGCGTCTTCTGTCCCGACTCGCTGTTCCTGGAGGAACACGTCAGGCTGCTGCACCCGGACTCCGCCGACGCCCTGCAGTCCACCTCGCGCCCTCGTCCCCGCGgcccggggcggcggcggcggcgagcccgGGAGGGCGGAGGGACTGTCGGGCGAGGGCCGGCCGGCGCCGGGCTcggggg
The nucleotide sequence above comes from Salarias fasciatus chromosome 3, fSalaFa1.1, whole genome shotgun sequence. Encoded proteins:
- the LOC115386144 gene encoding LOW QUALITY PROTEIN: zinc finger protein 16-like (The sequence of the model RefSeq protein was modified relative to this genomic sequence to represent the inferred CDS: inserted 3 bases in 3 codons; deleted 1 base in 1 codon), yielding MEPDEELLCSVTDITEHLGRNITVVLETALSEIRKMVSSRIRVLKMELLDKSEEIEVLKARLDSVHRDGRDCFPDPSAEAAFRKQDFGSGTRHSNGEPRRTKPALPAVKKENIDAICDYLMKDKNSRGGPDXDPDPADREADPPALNLWADGGVGAPGPGPGPGDSEAAAEDIFAMXPSGSKRMYDYEWIAPMEYSADLKGGPAGDFSMEPQDSPGEGGSSLEGNSDGAEAGPFCAETYICSLCGVFCPDSLFLEEHVRLLHPDSADALQSTSGGEPGRAEGLSGEGRPAPGSGGRREMKSDGGYECGDCGRHFNYLGNLRQHQRIHTGEKPFMCPECGESFRHAARLKSHRLVHSGAQXPFPCLQCGKGFSVLSGLKRHQRVHTGESPYACPQCGRRFKELGNLYTHQRIHSGATPYCCQQCGRRFRHLGTYKSHRCSAPP